A single genomic interval of Eleutherodactylus coqui strain aEleCoq1 chromosome 3, aEleCoq1.hap1, whole genome shotgun sequence harbors:
- the LOC136620523 gene encoding class I histocompatibility antigen, F10 alpha chain-like isoform X1, with amino-acid sequence MRKMFPLIVLLLHLSAVYSDSHSLRYYYTAVSASGSGIPEYSSSGYVDDQEIVNYNSVSRRMLPRAEWMKKEEPEYWEDGTQIGKGAEAIFRYNVKTAMERFNQTGGFHTFQLMYGCELDDDGSIRGYDQYRYDGGEFMALDTQTWTYTATMSQALITTQRLNSPEVRQGEIYRNYLENECIDWLKKYVENGREELERRVRPTVKVSGQHKDGTLMLHCQVYGFHPRRVDVKWMKNGVDDVPTYETTHVLPNPDGTYQIRVSADVMPGEDDSYSCYVDHSSLGAPLNIVWEPPSSWVTPVVVAVVVVALLVAAVVGFLLYRRNRAGYKTASTSETSSESNNTARA; translated from the exons ACAGTCACTCTCTGCGCTATTATTACACGGCGGTCTCGGCTTCGGGGTCCGGGATACCGGAGTACTCTTCATCTGGATATGTGGATGATCAGGAGATTGTGAATTATAACTCAGTCAGCCGGAGGATGTTACCGCGAGCGGAGTGGATGAAGAAGGAGGAACCCGAATACTGGGAGGACGGTACACAGATTGGTAAGGGAGCTGAGGCTATATTCAGATATAATGTGAAGACAGCGATGGAGCGCTTCAACCAGACCGGAG GTTTCCATACCTTTCAGTTGATGTACGGCTGTGAGCTGGATGATGACGGCAGCATCAGAGGATATGATCAGTACAGATATGATGGAGGAGAGTTCATGGCGCTGGACACACAGACCTGGACATACACGGCCACCATGAGCCAGGCGCTGATCACCACACAGAGACTGAACAGTCCGGAAGTACGACAGGGGGAGATATACAGGAATTATCTGGAAAATGAATGTATAGACTGGCTGAAGAAATATGTGGAGAACGggagagaagagctggagagGAGAG TTCGGCCAACGGTGAAGGTATCCGGTCAGCATAAAGATGGCACCTTGATGCTTCACTGTCAGGTGTACGGATTCCATCCCAGACGTGTGGATGTGAAGTGGATGAAGAACGGGGTGGACGACGTTCCCACATATGAGACCACACATGTCCTCCCCAATCCTGACGGCACCTATCAGATCAGGGTCAGTGCGGACGTGATGCCCGGCGAGGACGACAGTTACTCCTGTTATGTGGATCACAGCAGCCTGGGGGCGCCACTGAACATTGTGTGGG AACCTCCGAGTTCCTGGGTGACACCGGTGGTCGTCGCTGTGGTGGTCGTCGCTCTTCTTGTTGCTGCGGTTGTTGGATTTCTCCTATATAGAA GAAATAGAGCCGGCTACAAGACGGCCAGCA CTTCAGAAACATCATCTGAGTCTAATAATACCGCCAGAGCCTAA
- the LOC136620523 gene encoding class I histocompatibility antigen, F10 alpha chain-like isoform X2, which yields MRKMFPLIVLLLHLSTVYSDSHSLRYYYTAVSASGSGIPEYSSSGYVDDQEIVNYNSVSRRMLPRAEWMKKEEPEYWEDGTQIGKGAEAIFRYNVKTAMERFNQTGGFHTFQLMYGCELDDDGSIRGYDQYRYDGGEFMALDTQTWTYTATMSQALITTQRLNSPEVRQGEIYRNYLENECIDWLKKYVENGREELERRVRPTVKVSGQHKDGTLMLHCQVYGFHPRRVDVKWMKNGVDDVPTYETTHVLPNPDGTYQIRVSADVMPGEDDSYSCYVDHSSLGAPLNIVWEPPSSWVTPVVVAVVVVALLVAAVVGFLLYRRNRAGYKTASTSETSSESNNTARA from the exons ACAGTCACTCTCTGCGCTATTATTACACGGCGGTCTCGGCTTCGGGGTCCGGGATACCGGAGTACTCTTCATCTGGATATGTGGATGATCAGGAGATTGTGAATTATAACTCAGTCAGCCGGAGGATGTTACCGCGAGCGGAGTGGATGAAGAAGGAGGAACCCGAATACTGGGAGGACGGTACACAGATTGGTAAGGGAGCTGAGGCTATATTCAGATATAATGTGAAGACAGCGATGGAGCGCTTCAACCAGACCGGAG GTTTCCATACCTTTCAGTTGATGTACGGCTGTGAGCTGGATGATGACGGCAGCATCAGAGGATATGATCAGTACAGATATGATGGAGGAGAGTTCATGGCGCTGGACACACAGACCTGGACATACACGGCCACCATGAGCCAGGCGCTGATCACCACACAGAGACTGAACAGTCCGGAAGTACGACAGGGGGAGATATACAGGAATTATCTGGAAAATGAATGTATAGACTGGCTGAAGAAATATGTGGAGAACGggagagaagagctggagagGAGAG TTCGGCCAACGGTGAAGGTATCCGGTCAGCATAAAGATGGCACCTTGATGCTTCACTGTCAGGTGTACGGATTCCATCCCAGACGTGTGGATGTGAAGTGGATGAAGAACGGGGTGGACGACGTTCCCACATATGAGACCACACATGTCCTCCCCAATCCTGACGGCACCTATCAGATCAGGGTCAGTGCGGACGTGATGCCCGGCGAGGACGACAGTTACTCCTGTTATGTGGATCACAGCAGCCTGGGGGCGCCACTGAACATTGTGTGGG AACCTCCGAGTTCCTGGGTGACACCGGTGGTCGTCGCTGTGGTGGTCGTCGCTCTTCTTGTTGCTGCGGTTGTTGGATTTCTCCTATATAGAA GAAATAGAGCCGGCTACAAGACGGCCAGCA CTTCAGAAACATCATCTGAGTCTAATAATACCGCCAGAGCCTAA